A single Arcobacter sp. FWKO B DNA region contains:
- the rdgB gene encoding RdgB/HAM1 family non-canonical purine NTP pyrophosphatase — MKIILASNNKGKIKEIGHMFDCEVVPFSAILGDIDIPETGTTFKENAIIKAKYVFDEIVKKDLIKDDFLVISDDSGICIDALDGRPNIYSARFAGTKATDEQNNQKVINELQAKGLNSSLAHYVACICAIYKGEIYTTHGFLYGTVYTDLRGDGGFGYDPLFEPFGMNIRTAQMSLEDKKKISHRGKALGLMQRLMEVVAKVALKSKTGQKSSY, encoded by the coding sequence TTGAAAATTATATTAGCTTCCAATAATAAGGGAAAAATAAAAGAAATTGGACATATGTTCGATTGTGAAGTGGTACCTTTTAGTGCCATACTAGGTGATATTGACATCCCAGAAACTGGGACAACTTTCAAAGAAAATGCCATAATAAAAGCAAAATATGTTTTTGATGAGATAGTCAAAAAAGATTTAATAAAAGATGACTTTCTTGTAATTAGCGATGATAGCGGTATATGTATAGATGCCCTTGATGGCAGACCAAATATCTATAGTGCAAGATTTGCTGGGACAAAAGCAACTGATGAACAAAACAACCAAAAAGTGATAAACGAACTCCAAGCCAAAGGGCTTAATAGCTCACTTGCTCATTATGTCGCTTGTATATGTGCTATATATAAAGGTGAGATTTATACGACTCATGGGTTTTTGTACGGCACGGTTTATACTGACTTAAGAGGTGATGGAGGGTTTGGATACGACCCACTTTTTGAGCCATTTGGTATGAATATCAGGACTGCACAGATGAGTCTTGAAGATAAAAAAAAGATTTCTCATAGAGGCAAGGCTTTGGGGCTAATGCAAAGGTTGATGGAAGTAGTAGCAAAAGTTGCACTAAAATCAAAAACTGGACAAAAAAGTAGTTACTAG
- a CDS encoding MFS transporter, whose product MFKQVMPLSSIISLRFFGLFLVLPLISLYAITLENATPFLVGVVVGGYALTQMFFQVPFGSMSDKFGRKPTIIFGIVLFGIGSLICALSDDIYMLILGRLLQGAGAIGAVVTAMISDLVKEEVRGKAMAMMGGSIAVSFALAMFFGPFIGGLYGMSVLFWITFIIAIVSILILVLAVPNPPKIKHTYEQKVNYKEILTNGNLVKMNITNFLQKGLMTFAFVLIPVVMTKVFAFETSELYKVYLPALILGVIAMGPSAVLAEKKGKYKEMLIVGIAFFALSFAFMGFSSSDILFIVGITIFFVGFNIHEPIMQSLTTKFAKINQKGSVLGVFNSFGYLGTFFGGVLGGYILAVESLHYVGTSIIIVCIAWGVLIYMMPNPSAYKNIYLDIDKATKEFLDSLDLIDGISEWYINESDKKVIIKYNSEVVNQETILDKCNK is encoded by the coding sequence ATGTTTAAACAAGTTATGCCTCTTAGTTCTATAATTTCTCTTCGATTTTTTGGACTTTTTTTAGTTTTACCTCTTATATCGTTGTATGCGATTACTTTAGAAAATGCAACTCCTTTTTTAGTAGGTGTGGTTGTTGGTGGATATGCACTTACTCAGATGTTTTTTCAAGTTCCTTTTGGTTCTATGAGTGATAAATTTGGTAGAAAACCAACTATTATATTTGGGATAGTGTTATTTGGTATAGGTTCACTTATATGTGCTTTGAGTGATGATATATATATGCTTATTCTTGGAAGATTACTTCAAGGAGCAGGAGCAATTGGAGCAGTTGTTACTGCTATGATTAGTGATTTGGTCAAAGAAGAAGTGCGTGGAAAAGCTATGGCTATGATGGGTGGAAGTATTGCAGTTTCATTTGCCTTGGCTATGTTTTTTGGTCCATTTATTGGTGGACTTTATGGTATGAGTGTATTGTTTTGGATCACTTTTATAATCGCTATTGTATCTATATTGATTTTGGTTTTGGCTGTACCAAATCCTCCAAAAATCAAGCACACTTATGAACAAAAGGTTAATTACAAAGAGATTTTGACAAATGGCAATTTAGTTAAAATGAATATAACAAATTTTTTGCAAAAGGGTCTTATGACTTTTGCATTTGTTTTGATACCAGTTGTAATGACAAAAGTTTTTGCTTTTGAGACAAGTGAGCTTTATAAAGTATATTTACCTGCATTGATTCTTGGGGTAATTGCTATGGGGCCAAGTGCTGTTTTGGCTGAAAAAAAAGGCAAATACAAAGAGATGTTAATAGTAGGAATAGCTTTTTTTGCACTCTCTTTTGCTTTTATGGGATTTAGTTCATCAGATATTTTATTTATTGTTGGTATTACAATATTTTTTGTTGGATTTAATATTCATGAGCCAATAATGCAGTCACTTACTACAAAATTTGCAAAAATAAACCAAAAAGGTTCAGTTCTTGGGGTATTTAATTCTTTTGGATACTTAGGTACATTTTTTGGTGGGGTTCTTGGTGGTTATATTTTAGCAGTAGAATCATTACATTATGTAGGTACATCTATTATTATAGTTTGTATAGCTTGGGGTGTATTGATATATATGATGCCAAATCCATCAGCATATAAAAATATTTATTTAGATATTGATAAAGCTACTAAAGAATTTTTAGATAGTTTAGATTTGATAGATGGAATAAGTGAATGGTATATAAATGAAAGTGATAAAAAAGTGATAATCAAATACAATAGTGAAGTGGTAAATCAAGAAACTATTTTAGATAAATGTAACAAATAG
- the acs gene encoding acetate--CoA ligase, protein MSNLFYPNKEKFKAPLIKNMCEYKDLVDEFAKDYEGTWAKFADMKIDWFEKYHTILDESNAPFYKWFVGGKLNVAYQCVDRHLKTKKNKAAIIFEGDNGDQKILTYRELAYEVSKTANMLRNQFDIKKGDRVVIYMPMIPEAAVCMLACAKIGAIHSVVFGGFSAEALKDRIIDAEAKLVITSDGAYRKGKPYMLKPVVDEALKEGCECVKKVCIVERNGETIEWVAGRDYSYNELVKNESSFCESEIMESEDPLFLLYTSGSTGKPKGVQHSSAGYILWAQMTMEWVFDIKDNDTYWCTADVGWITGHTYIVYGPLAAGATTVMFEGVPTFPDAGRCWKMVEEYKINQFYTAPTAIRLLHKTGEHEPAKYDLSSLRVLGTVGEPIDPAAWSWYYNAIGGGKCSIVDTYWQTETGGHIISPLPAATPIKPSCATFPLPGIVAEIIDEAGNPTPIGEKGFMCVTKPWPSMIRNIWGDGDRFVKSYFGDCKKDGKPVYFTGDGAMIDEDGYITITGRTDDVINVSGHRMGTAEVESAIKKHSNVAAVAVVGKPHAIKGEGIFAYVVLKGEDTVTEEMQMVQEINSIIKKEIGAIALCDDVVFVPDLPKTRSGKIMRRILRAIAKGEPITQDTSTLEDPSIVGKIESIVNSCAL, encoded by the coding sequence ATGTCTAATCTGTTTTATCCAAACAAGGAAAAGTTCAAAGCACCACTTATCAAAAATATGTGTGAATATAAAGATTTAGTAGATGAATTTGCAAAAGATTATGAAGGTACTTGGGCAAAATTTGCTGATATGAAAATCGACTGGTTTGAAAAATACCATACTATTTTAGATGAGAGTAATGCACCATTTTATAAGTGGTTTGTTGGTGGAAAACTAAATGTTGCATATCAGTGTGTAGATAGACATTTAAAAACAAAGAAAAACAAAGCTGCTATTATATTTGAAGGTGATAATGGCGATCAAAAGATTTTGACTTATAGAGAACTTGCTTATGAAGTAAGTAAAACTGCAAATATGTTAAGAAATCAATTTGACATCAAAAAAGGTGATAGAGTAGTTATTTATATGCCGATGATTCCTGAAGCTGCTGTATGTATGCTTGCTTGTGCAAAAATAGGTGCTATTCACTCTGTTGTATTTGGTGGTTTCTCTGCTGAAGCTTTGAAAGATAGAATCATAGATGCTGAAGCTAAACTTGTAATCACTTCAGATGGAGCTTATAGAAAAGGTAAGCCTTATATGCTTAAACCTGTAGTTGATGAGGCTTTAAAAGAGGGTTGTGAGTGTGTTAAAAAAGTTTGTATCGTTGAAAGAAACGGTGAGACTATCGAGTGGGTAGCTGGAAGAGATTATAGCTATAATGAACTTGTAAAAAATGAGTCTTCATTTTGTGAATCAGAAATAATGGAATCTGAAGACCCATTGTTTTTACTATATACATCTGGAAGTACTGGTAAACCAAAAGGTGTACAACACTCAAGTGCTGGATATATCCTATGGGCTCAAATGACTATGGAATGGGTATTTGATATAAAAGATAATGATACTTATTGGTGTACTGCTGATGTTGGTTGGATTACAGGTCATACATATATAGTTTATGGTCCTTTAGCAGCTGGAGCAACTACAGTTATGTTTGAAGGTGTTCCTACATTCCCTGATGCAGGAAGATGTTGGAAAATGGTTGAAGAATATAAAATAAATCAGTTCTATACTGCACCAACAGCTATAAGACTACTTCACAAAACTGGTGAGCATGAACCAGCTAAATATGATTTAAGCAGTTTAAGAGTTCTTGGAACTGTTGGTGAGCCAATAGATCCAGCTGCATGGAGCTGGTATTATAATGCAATAGGTGGTGGAAAATGTTCTATTGTTGATACATATTGGCAAACTGAAACTGGTGGACATATTATTTCTCCACTTCCAGCAGCAACTCCTATTAAGCCTTCATGTGCAACATTCCCGCTTCCTGGAATTGTAGCTGAGATTATAGATGAAGCTGGAAATCCTACTCCTATAGGTGAAAAAGGTTTTATGTGCGTAACTAAGCCTTGGCCATCAATGATTAGAAATATCTGGGGTGATGGTGATAGATTTGTAAAATCATATTTTGGTGATTGTAAAAAAGATGGAAAACCTGTATATTTTACAGGTGATGGTGCTATGATAGATGAAGATGGTTATATCACTATTACGGGTAGAACTGATGATGTTATCAATGTTTCAGGTCATAGAATGGGAACAGCAGAAGTTGAATCAGCTATAAAAAAACATTCAAATGTAGCAGCTGTTGCAGTTGTTGGTAAACCACATGCAATAAAAGGTGAAGGAATTTTTGCTTATGTTGTATTAAAAGGTGAAGATACAGTAACTGAAGAGATGCAAATGGTTCAAGAAATCAATAGCATTATCAAAAAAGAAATCGGAGCAATAGCACTTTGTGATGATGTAGTGTTTGTTCCTGATCTTCCAAAAACAAGAAGTGGTAAGATAATGAGAAGAATACTTAGAGCTATAGCAAAAGGTGAGCCTATAACTCAAGATACTTCTACGCTAGAAGACCCATCAATAGTAGGAAAAATAGAGTCAATTGTAAATAGTTGTGCACTATAA
- a CDS encoding GGDEF domain-containing protein, with protein sequence MQENQLFEALLDVIPFATYAVDVNTYEVVYANKMMHEKMYAPRESFCWKKVFGQEEVCSWCTIPQLKQRQKRYKSDKLVSNFFDESTDKWLQSYDELVKWPDGRDVKYTICVDISEQKEIQASMIKTHTKLAIQTKQLQIANEKLEFLATKDYLTGINNRGNFFKLTKDIWDIDFASDGLELYVVMMDIDHFKNLNDTYGHRIGDIALKEFTNAVLPQLNENDIFGRLGGEEFAIVTTDKNQENVINKLEKIRQNIENIVIIENGKNIKFTVSIGFAKKEDTETIDMTLEKADKMLYVAKTSGRNKLKFRTIKVDMQ encoded by the coding sequence ATGCAAGAAAATCAACTATTTGAAGCTCTTTTAGATGTAATACCTTTTGCGACCTATGCAGTTGATGTTAATACATATGAGGTAGTATATGCTAATAAAATGATGCATGAAAAAATGTATGCTCCAAGAGAAAGTTTTTGTTGGAAAAAAGTTTTTGGACAAGAAGAAGTTTGTAGCTGGTGTACAATTCCTCAACTAAAACAAAGACAAAAAAGATACAAAAGCGATAAACTTGTCTCAAATTTTTTCGATGAATCTACAGATAAATGGTTACAATCTTATGATGAACTAGTAAAATGGCCTGATGGTAGGGATGTAAAATATACTATTTGTGTTGATATAAGTGAACAAAAAGAGATTCAAGCTTCAATGATAAAAACCCATACAAAGCTAGCAATTCAAACTAAGCAACTTCAAATAGCCAATGAAAAACTTGAATTCTTAGCAACAAAAGATTATCTAACTGGCATAAATAATAGAGGCAATTTTTTCAAACTTACAAAAGATATATGGGATATTGATTTTGCTAGTGATGGACTTGAATTATATGTGGTGATGATGGATATTGACCACTTCAAAAACCTAAATGATACATATGGACATAGGATTGGAGATATTGCACTTAAAGAGTTTACTAATGCAGTTTTGCCACAGTTAAATGAAAATGATATCTTTGGCAGACTTGGTGGAGAAGAGTTTGCTATAGTAACCACAGATAAAAATCAAGAAAATGTGATCAATAAATTAGAAAAAATTAGACAAAATATAGAAAATATTGTTATAATAGAAAACGGTAAGAATATAAAATTTACAGTAAGTATAGGTTTTGCTAAGAAAGAAGATACAGAAACGATAGATATGACCCTTGAAAAAGCGGATAAAATGCTTTATGTTGCAAAAACTAGTGGTAGAAATAAACTTAAATTTAGAACAATAAAGGTTGATATGCAATGA
- a CDS encoding response regulator translates to MLKVLIVDDSLIIRKKISSILQKLGHEVAGDAQNGTEAIKKYTELKPDLVTMDITMPDMDGITAVTHIIKQNHDAKIIMITSHGQEDMVIKSIQAGAVGYMLKPITEEKLASAIGEVFIEYAVEIDEELE, encoded by the coding sequence ATGTTAAAAGTTTTAATTGTTGATGATTCTTTAATTATAAGAAAAAAAATAAGTTCTATATTACAAAAGTTAGGACATGAGGTTGCTGGTGATGCTCAAAATGGTACTGAAGCTATAAAAAAATATACAGAACTCAAACCAGATCTTGTAACTATGGATATAACAATGCCAGATATGGATGGAATAACAGCTGTAACACATATAATCAAACAAAACCACGATGCAAAAATAATAATGATTACATCACATGGTCAAGAAGATATGGTAATCAAATCAATTCAAGCTGGTGCAGTAGGATATATGTTAAAACCTATTACTGAAGAGAAGCTTGCATCTGCTATTGGAGAAGTTTTTATAGAATATGCAGTAGAGATAGATGAAGAGTTGGAATAA
- a CDS encoding chemotaxis protein CheX, protein MILDSLILQTKLFLQEDMGIEIKGVKSSILTQDKLELKDYTSMIGVGGKLNIMVVISYDEKMLQKLVELFMEGEEVDPSEAEEIIDSVAGETINTIMGLALPTFPNRGKGVTITPPIAINDASNIIKQKSAKIVSAEVDTNFGKLSISAVGTDESIK, encoded by the coding sequence ATGATTTTAGATTCTTTAATATTACAAACAAAACTATTTTTACAAGAGGATATGGGAATAGAAATAAAAGGTGTAAAATCATCAATTCTAACTCAAGACAAACTTGAACTTAAAGACTATACATCTATGATTGGTGTTGGTGGAAAGCTAAATATAATGGTTGTAATATCATATGATGAAAAAATGTTGCAAAAACTTGTTGAGCTTTTTATGGAAGGTGAAGAAGTTGATCCATCTGAAGCTGAAGAAATAATAGACTCTGTTGCGGGTGAAACAATAAATACAATTATGGGGCTAGCTCTTCCAACATTTCCAAATAGAGGAAAAGGGGTAACCATAACACCACCAATAGCAATAAATGATGCATCTAATATCATAAAACAAAAAAGTGCAAAAATAGTTTCAGCCGAAGTTGATACAAATTTTGGCAAACTCAGTATAAGTGCTGTTGGAACAGATGAAAGTATAAAGTAG
- a CDS encoding ABC transporter substrate-binding protein, giving the protein MKKILLAFFIFKVLLFANSNENIQKVSVQLLWKHQFEFAGFYVAKEKGYYKDIGLDVEIKEYNFGTNITDDVISGTTNFGVESASVVLDKMNGKNVYLLMATYQKSPFVLMSQKRDDIKTLQDLKGKKIMVTPNQVAMASLNAMLRINNIYHTDYISIPHTFNVFDITNNHADAITTYLSNEPFYLKEQGIEYTIFDPADYGFEFYSDILFTSKEFATQHPKVVDNFYKATLKGWEYAFKNIEDTARIINEKYNSQNKTIEHLIFEANELKKLAFTSNSEFGKFKPEIISQIAQTYQLLDLSKSTVDFNDLIYPKAVYTGPKIDYSLVIKVSIGLFIILLALYYWNRKLSSLNKQIEQTSKKISILLDNAGQGFLTFNNSFKINEQYSSECEKLLGNNIAKQDITNLLLHDTKTKEFFKNTINLAINEQNPIKRNSYISLLPQSIILNKKAIKLEYKILDSHDVMMILTNITSEKKLEKKVKKEQETLKMTVAIVSDIHIFYDITKEYREFLQNIDSFIDDSKSPKQNLELLYRTIHTFKGSFSQLYMSDIVEFLHNIENRLSEFAFDESIDNNILIEFLKEHDFAHNYTNTMQTIKEILGEEFVNSHNFLKIELSDIESLQEKISKVLSNHNETTPECEEILCQVQSFSNQKLYDLLKPYTKFSYSLAERMGKEIYEFDIIGSHDFGISKEFKPFIKSLIHVFRNAIDHGIESPEDRAKKGKDEVGFISCEFDFDSDYLTISISDDGKGVDKEKIKSKLHLLGIDVTNITDDEILKAIFIQNLSTKSEISDISGRGVGMSAVQVELDKISAQVQIQTKEDEGTTIKFIIPLKEEK; this is encoded by the coding sequence ATGAAGAAAATATTATTAGCTTTTTTTATATTTAAAGTATTACTATTTGCAAATAGTAATGAAAATATACAAAAAGTATCTGTACAGCTTTTATGGAAACATCAGTTTGAATTTGCTGGATTTTATGTAGCAAAAGAAAAGGGTTATTACAAAGATATTGGACTTGATGTTGAAATCAAGGAGTATAACTTTGGTACTAATATAACAGATGATGTAATAAGTGGTACAACTAACTTTGGAGTTGAGAGTGCTTCTGTAGTTCTTGATAAAATGAATGGTAAAAATGTATATTTACTTATGGCTACCTACCAAAAATCCCCTTTTGTACTTATGAGTCAAAAAAGAGATGATATAAAAACTCTTCAAGACTTAAAAGGTAAAAAGATAATGGTTACACCAAATCAAGTAGCAATGGCTTCCCTAAATGCAATGCTTAGAATTAACAACATATATCATACAGACTATATATCAATTCCTCACACATTTAATGTTTTTGATATCACAAACAATCATGCTGACGCAATTACAACATATCTTTCCAATGAGCCTTTTTATCTAAAAGAGCAAGGGATAGAATATACGATATTTGATCCAGCTGATTATGGATTTGAGTTTTATAGTGACATTTTATTTACTTCAAAAGAGTTTGCTACTCAACACCCTAAAGTGGTAGACAATTTTTATAAAGCTACACTAAAAGGGTGGGAATATGCCTTTAAAAACATAGAAGATACAGCTAGAATAATTAATGAAAAATATAATTCACAAAATAAAACTATAGAACATTTGATATTTGAAGCAAATGAATTAAAAAAACTTGCATTTACCTCAAATAGCGAATTTGGTAAATTTAAACCTGAAATTATTTCTCAAATTGCACAAACATATCAACTACTAGATTTGTCAAAATCAACTGTTGATTTTAATGATTTAATATATCCAAAAGCTGTATATACTGGTCCTAAAATTGATTATTCTTTAGTTATTAAAGTTAGTATTGGTTTGTTTATTATTTTACTAGCTTTATACTATTGGAATAGAAAATTATCAAGTCTTAATAAACAAATAGAACAAACAAGCAAAAAAATCTCCATATTACTAGATAATGCTGGTCAAGGATTTCTCACTTTTAACAACAGTTTCAAAATCAATGAACAATATTCCTCAGAATGTGAAAAACTTCTTGGTAATAATATAGCTAAACAAGATATTACAAATTTATTATTACATGATACAAAAACAAAAGAGTTTTTCAAAAATACTATTAATTTAGCTATAAATGAACAAAATCCAATAAAAAGAAATTCATATATATCACTATTACCTCAAAGCATTATTTTAAACAAAAAAGCGATAAAACTTGAGTATAAAATACTTGATTCTCATGATGTAATGATGATTTTAACAAATATTACTTCAGAGAAAAAACTTGAAAAGAAAGTTAAAAAAGAGCAAGAAACACTTAAAATGACAGTAGCTATTGTAAGTGATATCCATATTTTTTATGATATAACAAAAGAATATAGAGAATTTTTACAAAATATTGACTCCTTTATTGATGATTCTAAATCTCCAAAACAAAACTTAGAACTACTATATAGAACAATACATACATTTAAAGGGAGTTTTTCTCAATTATATATGAGTGATATTGTAGAGTTTTTACACAATATTGAAAATAGGTTATCTGAGTTTGCATTTGATGAAAGTATTGATAACAATATTTTAATAGAATTCTTAAAAGAGCATGATTTTGCACATAATTATACTAATACTATGCAAACAATCAAAGAGATTTTAGGTGAAGAGTTTGTTAATTCTCATAATTTTTTGAAAATAGAATTAAGTGATATAGAGTCTTTACAAGAAAAAATTTCAAAAGTTTTATCAAATCATAATGAAACAACTCCAGAATGTGAAGAGATTTTGTGTCAGGTACAAAGCTTTTCAAATCAAAAATTATATGATTTACTCAAACCTTATACAAAGTTTTCTTATAGTTTAGCTGAAAGAATGGGTAAAGAAATATATGAATTTGATATAATTGGTAGCCATGATTTTGGAATATCAAAAGAGTTTAAGCCATTTATAAAAAGTTTGATTCATGTATTTAGAAATGCTATAGACCATGGTATAGAATCTCCTGAAGATAGGGCTAAAAAAGGTAAAGATGAAGTTGGATTTATAAGTTGTGAATTTGACTTTGATAGTGACTATTTAACAATTTCAATCAGTGATGATGGAAAAGGTGTTGACAAAGAAAAAATAAAATCAAAGCTACATTTACTTGGTATAGATGTAACAAATATCACAGATGATGAGATTTTAAAAGCTATTTTTATTCAAAACCTATCAACTAAAAGTGAGATTAGTGATATTTCAGGAAGAGGTGTTGGGATGAGTGCGGTGCAAGTTGAACTTGACAAAATATCAGCTCAAGTACAAATCCAAACAAAAGAAGACGAAGGAACGACGATAAAATTCATCATACCATTAAAGGAAGAAAAATGA
- a CDS encoding class I SAM-dependent DNA methyltransferase, with protein sequence MGLELYAKIEQYLDFKDEVAYLHDTFCDIVSEINPKSLLDIGCGQGDFLAKLDTNIKTLGIDLSHTQVNIAKEKGLDVKAVPLSQIDEKFDMQTAVFDVINYIPKSNIESFFQECYDRLNKNGYFVFDINTLFGFDEVAQGAIVLDKEEMFISIDAYFDKDILKTYITAFSKVNNDLYTKEQDTITQYYHTKEFMKKTLKKVGFKIEQILEFKLHGYDKADKNIYICCK encoded by the coding sequence ATGGGATTAGAACTATACGCTAAAATTGAACAATATCTTGACTTTAAAGACGAAGTTGCATACTTACATGATACATTTTGTGATATAGTATCTGAAATAAATCCAAAATCACTTCTTGATATAGGGTGTGGACAAGGTGATTTTTTGGCTAAACTTGATACTAATATCAAAACTTTAGGTATAGATTTGAGCCATACTCAGGTTAATATTGCAAAAGAAAAAGGGCTAGATGTAAAAGCTGTACCATTATCTCAAATAGATGAAAAGTTTGATATGCAAACAGCTGTATTTGATGTCATCAACTATATACCAAAATCTAATATAGAATCATTTTTTCAAGAATGCTATGATAGATTAAATAAAAATGGGTATTTTGTATTTGATATCAATACATTATTTGGATTTGATGAAGTTGCCCAAGGTGCAATTGTATTAGATAAAGAAGAGATGTTTATCTCTATAGATGCATATTTTGATAAAGATATTCTTAAAACTTATATCACAGCTTTTTCAAAAGTAAATAATGATTTATACACAAAAGAACAAGACACAATAACTCAATATTATCATACGAAAGAATTTATGAAAAAAACACTCAAAAAAGTTGGTTTTAAAATAGAACAAATTTTAGAATTCAAACTTCACGGCTATGATAAAGCAGACAAAAATATTTATATTTGCTGTAAGTAA
- the hisG gene encoding ATP phosphoribosyltransferase: MLTIALPKGRIADETLDIFQKAFNEEFIFEDRKLILEKSGFRFLSVRNQDVPTYVQYGSADLGVVGLDVLEEKEYDLVKLLDLHIGKCKVAIGLMANDEIDWSKSEIKVATKHEKIAKRYFEQKAMAVEIIKLYGSIELAPIVGLSDCIVDIVETGSTMKQNGLKVGETIMESSAHLIANKNSYYLKKQAILKLKNEMQKYI; encoded by the coding sequence ATGCTCACAATAGCCTTGCCCAAAGGTAGAATTGCAGATGAAACTCTTGATATATTTCAAAAAGCATTCAACGAAGAGTTTATTTTTGAAGATAGAAAACTGATTTTAGAAAAAAGTGGTTTTAGATTTTTAAGTGTAAGAAACCAAGATGTACCAACTTATGTTCAATATGGTAGTGCAGATTTGGGTGTAGTTGGACTTGATGTCCTTGAAGAAAAAGAATATGACCTTGTAAAGCTTTTAGACTTACACATAGGAAAATGTAAAGTTGCTATTGGATTAATGGCAAATGATGAAATAGATTGGAGCAAAAGTGAAATAAAAGTTGCTACAAAGCACGAAAAAATTGCAAAAAGATATTTTGAACAAAAAGCTATGGCTGTTGAAATTATCAAACTATACGGCTCAATCGAACTAGCACCAATTGTAGGACTTAGTGATTGTATAGTTGATATAGTTGAAACTGGCTCAACAATGAAACAAAACGGATTAAAAGTTGGTGAGACTATTATGGAAAGTTCAGCACATCTAATAGCAAACAAAAACTCTTATTACCTAAAAAAACAAGCAATATTAAAACTAAAAAATGAGATGCAAAAGTATATATAA
- a CDS encoding type III pantothenate kinase — translation MILCDIGNSTFDFFYDNHTIKLDINTNYLPDFEDDKDVYFISVNEMATHKLKQKYTNAINLAQKIKFETSYTGLGIDRAVVCSYIKDGLIIDAGSAITVDLMENGKHMGGYILPGLKTMHKTYKEISPKLDVPFDMSELIGLPLNTKDAINYGIFHAIFLPLKQSAISIKNVIVTGGDGELISKHISHSKYDKNLIFKAMERIINAHNSLAQR, via the coding sequence ATGATTTTATGTGATATAGGTAACAGTACCTTTGATTTTTTCTATGATAATCATACAATAAAGCTTGATATCAATACAAATTATCTTCCAGATTTTGAAGATGATAAAGATGTATATTTTATTAGTGTAAATGAGATGGCTACACATAAACTCAAACAAAAATATACAAATGCAATAAATCTTGCTCAAAAAATCAAATTTGAGACAAGCTATACAGGTTTGGGTATTGATAGAGCTGTTGTATGTAGCTATATAAAAGATGGTTTGATTATAGATGCTGGAAGTGCTATTACAGTTGATTTGATGGAAAATGGAAAGCATATGGGTGGATATATTTTACCTGGTCTTAAGACCATGCATAAAACATACAAAGAAATATCACCAAAACTTGATGTGCCTTTTGATATGAGTGAACTTATAGGACTCCCTTTAAATACAAAAGATGCTATCAATTATGGTATATTTCACGCTATATTTTTGCCACTCAAACAAAGTGCTATAAGTATAAAAAATGTTATTGTAACTGGTGGTGATGGAGAACTTATAAGCAAACATATATCACATAGTAAATATGACAAAAATTTAATTTTTAAAGCAATGGAAAGGATAATAAATGCTCACAATAGCCTTGCCCAAAGGTAG